The genomic stretch TTCGCCTTCCGCACCTTCTCGGCGTAGTAGCGGTAGTCCCACGGCTCGATCGCGATCTTCGCGCCTTCCCTGTCGGCGATCGCCTGCATGTCGGCGACCTCCTCGCGGACCCGGGCGACGGCGGGCTTCCACACCGCCTCCATCAGCTCCATCGCGCGCTCGGGCGTCTTCGCCATCGTATTCTCGAGGCGCCAGCTCGCGTACGTCGCGTACCCCAGGAGACGCGATCTCTCGGCGCGGAGCTTCAGGATCTCGGTGATGATCTTCTTGTTGTCGGTGGCGTCGCCGTGATCGCCGCGGCTGTAGTAGGTGCGCCAGACCTTCTCGCGCAGATCGCGCCGCGCGGAGTAGGTGAGGAAGGGCTCCATGCTCGAGCGCGTGTTCGTGATCGCCCACTGCCCCCTCTTCCCCTTCGCCTCGGCGTCCGCGGCGGCGGCCGCGCGGATCGGGTCGGGAAGCCCCGCGAGGTCCGACTCCTTCTCGAGGAAGAGGACGTAGCTCGCCTCGTCGGCGAGGAGGTTCTGGCCGAAGCTCGTGGAAAGGGTCGCGAGGCGCTGGTTGATCGCGCTGAGGCGCTCCTTCGCGGGGGGCGCGAGGTTCGCGCCCGCGCGCACGAAGGTGGTGTAGTCCAGCCAGGCGAGCCGCTTCTGCTCCGGCGTGAGGCCCGCCGCCTCGCGCGCGTCGTAGACGGCCTTGATGCGCGCGAAGAGCTTCGCGTTCTGCGTGATGAGGTCGCCGAACTCCGCGAGCCTCGGCGCCATGTCGCGCTCGACGGCCTGGAAATCGTCCGTCGACATCGTCGAGCTGTAGATGTTGAAAAGGGTGTTGACGCGCGTGAAGGTCCGCCCCGCTCGCTCGAAGGCGGCGATCGTGTTCTCGAAATCGGGCGTCGCCGGGTTCGCCGCGATCGCGTCGATCTCCTTCAGGTTCTCGGCCATCGAGGCCTCCAGGGCCGGCTTGAACTGGGAGACCTGGATCCGGTCGAAAGGAGGAACTCCCCCGTACGGCCCCGTCCAGGGCGCCAGCAGGGGATTGCCGGCGGCGGCGGAGGAGGGGGAGATCATCGCGAGGGCGACAAGAACGAGGGCGGCGGCGAGGCGCAACGCACTGCATCTATCCATCGGGAGGGCGCTCCTTGAAAGGGACGGCGGGCCGAGCGGAGGCATTCTACCGCGAGCCGTTCCGGCTGCCTTGAACGGATCGCGCGGGTCTTGGATGCGCCGCGGACCCCGGACAAACCCGTCAAGACCCTCTCCTTTCGTTCAGGACCATTCTCGCGTCGCATCGTAGAGTGCCGGGAATCCTCTCACATCCGGAGACTCCCGAATGATCATGAGGACAAGTGCGTCGTCTGGTGACCGCCGCATTCAAGCGATCCGGCGTGACGCGGCGTCCAAGCGGGCGGCGGCGTGTGCGTCCGCGGGACGAGGTGCGGGTGATGCGGAGAGCTCTATCGGTCGGGTTGGTGTTTGCGGTGGCGGCGATGTCGGGGTCGGGCGTCCGGGCGCAGGGTCCGCCCGAGACCCCCGAGCAGTTCTACCAGCGCCTCGCCGGGCAGCAGCGCCTTCCCTCCGCCCCCGTGCGGTCGGAAGGGTCGGGGGTCACCGCGCAGGACGTCGTCTTTCAGAGCCGGACCCTCGACCGCGAGATGCGGTACCGGGTCCTCCTCCCCGCGAGCTACGGGAGCTCTCACCGCTACTACCCGGTCCTGTACCTTCTCCACGGCTACATGAACACGTACTACGACTGGGACAAGCAGACGAACCTGGCCCGCTATCTCGAGAAGTACGACCTCGTCGTCGTCCTCCCGCAATTCGACAACTCGTTCTACCTGAATTCAGCCGGGGAGCCGAAGGACAGGTACATCACGTACTTCTTCCGCGATCTCACGCCCGACGTCGAGAGTCGCTTCCGCGCCCGGACCGAAAGCCAGGCGCGGGCGGTAGGCGGCGTCTCGATGGGGGGGGTACGGCGCGATGCTGTGGGCCCTTCGCTACCCGCAGGCCTTCTCGTTCGCCGCCGACTTCAGCGGGTCGATCAACTTCGTCCGCGACGCGCACATGGCGGAGATCCTGAAGCCCTTCGACACGGCGAAGCTCCTCGGCCCCGACGACAGCGCCACCCGCAAGTACGGCGACATCATGGCTCTCGTGCCGACCCTCGATCCGGGCGCCCTGCCCTACATCTGGATCACCTGCGGGGCGGGAGATCACCTCCTCGCGCAGAACCTCGCCTTCGCCGACGCGCTCCGGGAGCGCCACGTCGCCTTCGAGCTTCACAGCGCCCCCGGCGAGCACGAGTGGGCCTACTGGGACGGCCAGCTCCCCTCGATGCTCGAGGCGCTGGCGAAGGCGATGAAGATCACTCGTTCGGGGGAGTGACCGCCGGCCCCGGGACGGAGCCGGCGGTGGTCGATACGGTTACTGCGCCCGGATCGAGATCAGCACGTCATGTGACGACCCGTCATCGAGAGTCGTTCTCACGAGGTAAGTCGAATTCGCCTGCAGCGTCTTCGCGCTGAGATTGTAGATGTACTGGTCCGCCGTCGGGTCGTAGCGATACTGCGTCCCCGAGTTGGCGCCACCTGACGAGCTCACGGACTCGACCTCGGTCCCCATGACTCCGCTCGACCAGAAGTGGACGCCGATGTTGGCCACGGCGCTGGTCACAGTGGACCCTCCGCAGCTCCGGAGCTTGAACTTGAACGGTATCGTCTGCTTCCGGTTGAAGATGCTGCTCCCGTCGGCGTTGACCGGCTGGAGGTAGCCTCCGAAGACGTAGACGTCGTCGACGGTTCCATCGCAGTCGTCGTCAATCCCGTTGCACGACTCGGGCGACGGCGAGGACGGCGTGCACACCTGCGGGACGCCAGCCGTGCAGTTGTCCACGGTCACGCGGCAGGCTCCGACGCCGCACGTCGTGTTCCCGAGGCCCTCGTCGGTTGCGCCGTTGCAGTTGTCGTCGACGCCGTTGCATACCTCGACGGATGAATTCGGCGCCGGCGCGTGGACGCATCCCGAGACCCGCTCGCACGAGTCCGCCGTGCAGGTATTCCCGTCGTCGCATGATGCGGACCTGTCGGTGTGCGTGCAGCCCGCGTTCTCGTCGCAGCGGTCGTCGGTGCAGGCGTCGCCGTCGTCACAGCTCGAGGCATCGCCCGGATCGCACGTGACGCCGTAAACCCCGCCGTCCGCGAGATAGCCTGCGCCATCCGAACCGCCCCACACGATCATCGCTCCGCCGGTCCAGACTGCGGAGTGCCCGACGCGCGGAGTCGGCGCGCCGAGCGTGGACGTGGGAGACCACGAGTCGGCGGACGGGTCGTAGAGGCCGCCGCTGTTCAGGTAGCCGAGTGCGGGTCCACCGTGACCACCCCAGACGATCATCCGGCTTCCTGTCCAGACCGCGGTGGGCGCGTCCGCGGCAGGCGGCGCCCCCATCGTGGAGGTCGAGGTCCATGAATCCGGTCCAGGGTCGTAGCGGCCTCCGGTCTCGAGTCGCTCTCCCGCCGAGCCATGTCCGCCCCAGACGACCATCTCGGATCCCGTCCAGACGGCCACCTGGCCGGTTCTTGCCTGCGGCGCGCCGACGATCGACGTCGCGGTCCAGGTGTCGAGTGACGGCGGAAGGTACCGTCCCCCCGTGATGACCCGATCGGTGAGCTCGCTGTATCCCGACCAGACGACCAGGGAAAGGCCTGTCCACACGGTGGACGCCTCCGCGCGAGCGGAGGGCTCGCCGATGCTCGAGATGGGCTGCCAGGTATTTGTGTCAGGATCGTAGAGGCGTCCGTCCGCGAGCCGGGTGCATCCCGGGAAGGGATCGCACGAACTGCCGTCGTAGCCACCCCAGATCAACATCCGCCGGATCTCGGGGGCCCACACCGCACCGTGCAGCGATCGGCGCTGGGGGGCGCCGAGCGTCGTGATCGCCTCCCAGGTGTCGTTGACGGGATCGTATCGGCCGCCGTCTCCGAAAAGAGTCGTCCCGTTGCCGGCCCCCGCCTTCCCTCCCCAGACGAGCAGCCGATCGCCCGTCCAGACGGCGGTGTGAAGTGCGCGGGGCGCGAGGAACGAAGGGGTTGCGATGGGCCGCCACGTGTCGGTGCGTGGATTGTAGGCGTAGCCGTCGTTGAACGCCGTCGAGGCGTCTTCGCCACCCCAGACGATCATCTCGTCCCGGGCCCACACGGCGGTGTGACCGGACCGAGGGGATGGCGCCCCGACGGTCGACAGGGAATGCCAGACGTCCGCCGGCACGCCGGCCGGCGCCGCGGCGGCGGGGCGCGCGCTCAGCGCACCCATCGTCACGAGCGGGATCAGGATCGTGGCGAACCGGGACCATCGAAACAACCGGCGGATAACGTGGCGCATGGGACCCCCCTTCGCAGGATGGAGCGTCAGATTCAGCGGAGCGACGACGCGATGTCCGCGGAGGCACTCAGCAATCCGGCTGCCGGGTCCTGGCGGCTCGGTGCACGTCGCCGCAACTGGAGATGCACCGATGGGTTCCGGCCCGTCGACATGGCCGCGTGGCCGTGGACGGCGCGCGGGCCCAGGGACGCGCAGGTCCCGCGTCGGAGACGGAGGTGTGACCCCAGGTCCCCACCTCCCGGTTGATTCACGATTCGCTTCAGGAATACGATCGGCGAATCGGAGGGGGGCGGCGCTTGGATGGCAGGGACCGCGTGACGGAGGCGATCTCCCCGGAGGAACGGACGCGCCTCGTCTCGGGACCCGACGTTTCCTTCCCAGCGCCGCTCTCCCACCTCTTTCGCGTCGAAGCCCGCATCGGCCGGGGTGCGTTGGGCGCCGTCTATCGAGCGCGAGCCGCGGGCTCCGACCGCGCGGTGGCGGTCAAGATCTGCGCGAGGCCGGATCGCGACTCCTTCGAGCGGATGCGGCGGGAATTCGTCGCCCTGTCCCGGATCGATCACGAGGCGGTCGCGCGGGCGATCGATTTCAAGGAGGTTGACGGCCGGGCGTGCCTCGTCTCCGAGTACGTCGCCGGCTCCAATCTGGAAGAGCACGTCGCGCGCCGCGGCAAGCTCCCGGCGCGCGAAGCGCTGGATCTGTTCCGACAGCTCCTCGGCGCGCTCGAGGCCGTCCACCGCGAAGGAATCGTCCACCGCGACGTGAAGCCGGCGAACATCGTCATCCGATCGGTCGCCGAGGGCGATCGACTCGTCCTCGTGGACTTCGGCCTCGCCCGGATGGAGGGGACCTCCTCACTGACCGGCACGGGAGACATCGTGGGGACTCCGGCCTACATGGCACCGGAGCAGCTCTCGAATGCGCGCGAGGTCGATGCCCGCGCCGATCTGTACGCGGCGACGGCCGTTCTCTTCTTCATGATCGAAGGGAGGGCACCCTACGAAGGTTCGACGGCTTTCGACCTGTGGAGTGCGCACCGCGTGGCGCCGATCCCGCGCCTCACGGAGGGCTCGCGGATCGAAAGGAACGTCGCGGGATCATTGATTCGCACCGGAATGCGAAAGGCTCCGTCCCGCCGATGGGCGACGGCAAACGAGGCGTCTCGCGCCGTGAGGGTCTCGGCGGCTCGACTGCGCTCTCCGCGAGGCGTCGATCGCGTCGCCGCCTGGACCCGAGCGGTGGTCGTCGAGCCCCTCGCCGACGCCCTGCGGGGGGCCGTGTCACGTCGCGTCGCGGCCTGGGGGCTCGCCGTCGCGGGCATCCTCGCCGTCACCGGGATGTCGATCGCCCTTCTCTCGACCCCGGCCGTCGTGCGCGCGGAGGTCCACGCCAACCACCTCGTGGCTTTCGACGCCGGCGGGCGCGAGCTGTGGAGCTTCGATGCGGGAGGCGCGGTTCGGCCCGACGCTTACGTCGATCCGACGACAGGCCTGATCCAGATTGCGGACCTCACGGGAGACGGCGTCGAGGAGGTCCTGTTCGGCGCCTCGCAGGCCGAGCCGTCCGAGGCCGCGTCGTTCCTGTACTGTCTCGATCGCCGCGGGCGACTCGTCTGGCGACAGCCCGCCGGCGGCCGGACGATTGAGAAGCGCGGGGACTTCCGGGAGTCCGCGTTCACGGTGGCGCGAGTGCTGGTCCTCCCCGCGGACCCGAGTGGCCGGCGGGATGTGGTGATGGTGTCGAACGCCCGCACGTGGTCGGCCAGCCAGGTGCGATCCATCGCACCCGACGGGACGACCATCGGCGAATGGTGGCACCACGGCGCCGGCTCAGCGCTTCTCGCGACCGACTTGAACGGCGACGGTCGCCCCGAGCTGCTCTACGGCGCCTTTGACAATGCCTCCCGCGGGGCCGGACTCGTCGTCCTGGATCCCCACCACCTCGAGGGGGCCGGACCGCCGGACGAGCGCGGAGCCTCACCGTTCGCCGGTCTCGCTCGGGGGACGGAATGGGCGGACGTCAGATTTCCGAGGAGGGATGTGGATGTCGCGGCCGATGAGACAACAAGCGTCGGATTCATAGAACCCAAGCCGGACGGAACGTTTCGGGTGCGCGTCGGGAACGCCGGCTGCGAGACGTTTTACGATCTGGGTCGAAGCCTTCGCGCGGTCGATTCGTACGCGGCCGACTCGTGCGCGGCGACGCACCGCCGGTGGCAATCCGCGGGGCGGCTGAATCACGCCTTTGGCCCGGGTGACCCCGAGTTGCTGCCGAAGCCGCAGTACTGGAACGGCTCCGCCTGGACTCCCGAAGCGGCGTTCGCCCATCCCACGGTCGGGGTCGGCACTCCGGGTGTCCCGTGAGGATTCTCAGGGTGCTGGCCGAGGGAGTCCTCGTCAGCCAGGTCCCTCTGCCGGAGGGCACGTTCACCATTGGAACCGGCCGCGCCAATTCGCTGGTGTTGGACCACCGCGGCGTCTCGGAATCCCACGCCGAGATCCGGAACGAGCCGTCCGGCCTCTTCGTCCGCGATCTGGGGAGCACCAACGGGGTCTTCGTGAACGGAGCGCGGATCCGCGAGGGGCGGGTGCAACCGGGAGACGAGATCCTCCTCGGCACGGCGGTCATCGTCCCAGCGGAAGTGGACTCTGCCGATCCGCGCGTGAGCGGACCTGCTTCCGCTGTCCACTACCGTGCCTGCCTCCGGGAATTCCTCGAGGTCTGCGGGTTCGAGGCGGGCATCCTGCTGAGCCGGGACGGGGAGAGGTTCACGGTCGTCGCCGACGAGGGGCGACTCGACCACGCCGTCCTCAGCGAGACGTTGGTGGATCGCGCCGCCGCTTCGCCGGGGCCCTACGTCATCGAGAATGCCTCCGAGCATCCGTCGCTCGTCGGCGTCGAGAGCCTGACCTCCGCAGGCGCCGGGTGGGGCATCTATTACTTTCCGCTTCGATCGGGGAACGAAGTCATCGGGATGATCTGCCTGAGCCGGTTGGGGGCGGCCGCGGGGGGCCACCGGAACGACGACGCGGCGGCGGCGCTGGCGAGGGTCGTCGGGCGAGTTCTGCGGATCGATCAGCTCTCGGGCACTCTCGGGCACGAGCACGTGCGCTCGCTCGAAGCGAAATTCGAGACCGACAGACGACTTCTCGAGGAGCTCGGCGATCCGGAGATACTTGGGAGAAGCGAGGGGCTGCGCGAGGCGCTGGAGCAGGTCGCCCGGGTGGCCCCGACGAACTACCCGTTGCTTCTCCTCGGGGAGACCGGGACCGGGAAGGAGCTCCTGGCGCTCAGGGCGCACCAGCGGAGCCTGAGGTCCGGAGGGGCGTTCATCCGCGTGAACTGTGCCGCGGTCCCGGAAGAACTGATCGAGAGCGAGCTGTTCGGCCACGAGCGCGGCGCGTTCACCGGCGCGACGGCGCGACAGGTGGGGAGATTCGTGCAGGCGCATCGCGGGACCCTCCTGCTCGACGAGATCGGCGACATGAGCCCGAGGATGCAGGCCAAGGTGCTGAGGGCTCTGGAGTCAGGCGAGGTCGAGCCCGTCGGCGCCGCCCGCAGCGTTCGGGTCGACGTCAGGATCATCGCGGCGACGAACAGGAGCCTCCCGTCGATGATCGACGCCGCGCAGTTCCGCGCGGATCTCTACTTCAGGCTCCAGACGTTCGTCATCGAGATCCCGCCGCTGAGGGCGAGGCCGGGCGACATTTCGATACTCGCGCTGGAGTTCGCGCGGCGCGCGGCGCCGGAGTTCGGGAAGCGGATCGACGGGCTCAGCGTGGCCGCGCTCAAGTGCCTGGCCGCGTACGCCTGGCCCGGAAACGTCCGCGAGCTCCAGAACGTCATGATCCGCGCGGCGATGCTCTGCGCCGGAAGGACCGTCGACATCGAGGCCCTTCCGGCGAGGATCACCGGAAGCAGGATTCCGGACGCGGCCGTCTGGCCCGCGTCGCTCGGCGCCCTCGACTGGAAGAGCGGGAGCCTCGAGTTCGAGCGGGCCTTCTTCCGCGCGCATCTGGAGGCGTGCGACGGGAACGTCGCGGAGATCTCCCGGCGAACCGGTCTGGCCCGAAGGCATCTCTACGCGAGGCTGACGCGACTCGGGCTGCGGTCGGCGTAGAGCTATTTCTTCCCCCCGCGCTTCGCCGGCGGGCGGTAGAGGCCGAGGGGAATCCCCTCGTTGTCGTGGACGATGGCGAGCTCGTCGCCGTCGGGGAGCTTCTGCGGCGGGATGATCGTCTTCCCCCCCTTCGCCGCGATCTTCGCGACGTGCGCGGCGACGTCATCCACCTCGATGAAGAGCTGGACGAAGCTGTGTCCCTCCGGAGGCGACGGCCAGATGCCGCCGCCAATCCCGCGGCCGGCGCCGGTGTCGATCATCCGGTACCCCATCGCGTTGTCCGCGTCGATCTTCCATCCGAAGACCTGCGTGTAGAACTCCGCGGACTTCTCCGGGTTCTTCGAGAGGATCTGGAACTGCATCACCGGGCTGGCCATGTCAGGTCTCCTTGGGATGTCTCATCGTCGTGACGGGGAAGAGGCTGATCTCGAGGCGGTAGACGTCGTCGCGCGCGTCCCCCCGCGCGAGGAGCGCGGCGAGATCGCGGTGGAAGCGGGCAATCCGATCGAGCGCCTCGGGAAGGCGTTCGCTCGAGATCGCGAGGGTCGTCGCGGAGTGCTCGCGAAGTCGCGGCGGCACGCGCTCGAAGAGATGCCGGACGGCGGCGTGCGTGAACTCCTCGACGTCGGCCGCGGCGTCGCCGGTCGTGTCGATCCACTTCCCCCGGCCGCGCATCTCGAGCATCCCGAGGCGCAGCAGCCGCTGGAGCGCGACGTTGACCTCGTCCGCGGTCAGGCCGAGGACGCGGGCGATCCATCGGGAGTCGGCGCGGAACTCCCGCAGCCGGATCAGCTCCAGGATCGCGAAGTGGTGCCACTCCGAGACGAGGACGGCCGTGTCGTGCGTGAGCTGCTTCACATCCGGCGCCGCTGAGGACGAGCCGGTGCCGAACCGGCGCTCGTGCTCGATGAACTCCGCGATCGCGCTCTCCTCGAGCCGAAGCCGGGTGCCGATCTTCCGGATCGTCGCGGCGGTGAGCGCGCGCCGGCGCCGCAGCACCTGCGAGAGGGTGCCGTGGTCGACGCCGAGGCGGGCCGCAAAGGCGCGGAGCGAGTAGCGCGGGTTCTTCGCGCACCGGCGCGCCAGCTCGGCCTGGAGGAACTGCCGGAAGCTCGCGCGGGCGGTGGCGCGGCGGGAGGAGGAACGCATCACCGTGGTCTTCATGGCGCGATGATGGAGGGGGGGTGCGCCGTATTCAAGGAGCCGAGGGTCAAAGTGGGGCAGGGCGGTTGCCCCGCCGCGGTCTCCTGCGCGCCTTCAGGAGATCTTCTTCAGCGCCGTCTTTGCATCCTTGTTGTTCGGATCCAGCGCGAGCGCCGCCGCATACTCCGTCTTCGCCGCCGCGACATCGCCCTTCTTCTCGTAGACCTGGCCCAGCCGGTAGTGCGCGAACGTCAGAGGGGGCTCGTCCTCGGTGGGCGTGTGCTGAATGTACGCGAGGAGGCATTCCGCAGCTCGATCGAGATTCCTGCCCGAGAGCGCCCCGGTCTTGCCCACCTGATAGAGCGCCATCGTCTGGTTCGGGTCACCCTTGACGATGCCCTCGAAGACGCGAAGAGCGTCGTCGTAGCGTTCGGCCCCCTGGTAGAAGAACCCGAGCTGGATGCGAGGCTCCGTCTTCGCAGGGTTCTCACGCGTCGCCGCGAGGTACTCCTGCTCGACGAGGTCGTTTTTCTTCTGCCTGCGGTAGACATTGACGTACGCATAGTGCCCGGCAAGCGCATCACGCTTCCGGATTTCGGCGGCCTGCTCGAGAGCCTTGTCGGCGCTTCCTCCCACGATGCCGGGGGCTTCCATGTAGTAATCGAGCAGATCGGCGCGGGCGCCCAGGTCGTTGGGGTCCAGCGCCACGGCCCGCTCCATCTCTTTCCGGACCTTGGGGGCGAGTGAGAGCTTCTTGAACATCCCGGAGTTCAACGCCTTCTCGCCGTAGGCGCGGCCGAGCCAGTGGTGGTAGACCGCGCTGGCGTCCTGCAGGGCGACGGCTTTTTCGAACGACTCGATCGCCGCATCGACGTCGTTCATCGCCACGCCGCAGCGCCCCAGGTAATAGGTGGATTCGGCGTCCGACGGATTCTTCGCCACCGCCTCGGCGAAGTAGGCCTTCGCATCGGTGAACTTCTTTGAGTTGAAGAGCTGGATCCCCGCGTCGAGCGGAGCCATCGAGGCGGTCGGAGCCGCCTCCGAGGCGGGGATCTGCGGCGCACCTGCGGCCGACAGCGCGAAGGACAACACGAGTTGGCGGGCGACCCGGCGGGCCTGGACTTTCGTCATGACGGCATCATGGCGTCTTTGTCGAGCGCGTTCAATCCAGGAGCGCCGTCGCGGGTCAAAGGGGGGCAGGGCGGTTGGCCCGCTTGACGCTCTCTCATGATTAAGGGAACCATC from Acidobacteriota bacterium encodes the following:
- a CDS encoding M3 family metallopeptidase, whose product is MDRCSALRLAAALVLVALAMISPSSAAAGNPLLAPWTGPYGGVPPFDRIQVSQFKPALEASMAENLKEIDAIAANPATPDFENTIAAFERAGRTFTRVNTLFNIYSSTMSTDDFQAVERDMAPRLAEFGDLITQNAKLFARIKAVYDAREAAGLTPEQKRLAWLDYTTFVRAGANLAPPAKERLSAINQRLATLSTSFGQNLLADEASYVLFLEKESDLAGLPDPIRAAAAADAEAKGKRGQWAITNTRSSMEPFLTYSARRDLREKVWRTYYSRGDHGDATDNKKIITEILKLRAERSRLLGYATYASWRLENTMAKTPERAMELMEAVWKPAVARVREEVADMQAIADREGAKIAIEPWDYRYYAEKVRKAKYDLDQNELTPYLQLEKMREAVFWAAGRLYGLKFTPVSSVPVLPDVRVWEVLGADGKHVGLWYFDPYARPGKNSGAWMNAYRNQEKFDGDIKTIVSNNTNFVKGKAGEPLLISWEDASALFHEFGHALHGLLSSVNYPSLSGTSVPSDYGEVPSELNENWLPTPEILDRFALHYRTGQPIPKALVDKVKNASKFNQGFATVEYLASALVDMKLHLAATPDRDIDPDAFERETLAALGMPKEIVMRHRTPQFSHAFSSEEYAAGYYSYIWSDTISADAFEAFLEKGGPWDPVVARSLVEHVLSVGNTVDPAEGYRAFRGKDAGIDALMRLRGFPVPAKSASGS
- a CDS encoding PxKF domain-containing protein, giving the protein MRHVIRRLFRWSRFATILIPLVTMGALSARPAAAAPAGVPADVWHSLSTVGAPSPRSGHTAVWARDEMIVWGGEDASTAFNDGYAYNPRTDTWRPIATPSFLAPRALHTAVWTGDRLLVWGGKAGAGNGTTLFGDGGRYDPVNDTWEAITTLGAPQRRSLHGAVWAPEIRRMLIWGGYDGSSCDPFPGCTRLADGRLYDPDTNTWQPISSIGEPSARAEASTVWTGLSLVVWSGYSELTDRVITGGRYLPPSLDTWTATSIVGAPQARTGQVAVWTGSEMVVWGGHGSAGERLETGGRYDPGPDSWTSTSTMGAPPAADAPTAVWTGSRMIVWGGHGGPALGYLNSGGLYDPSADSWSPTSTLGAPTPRVGHSAVWTGGAMIVWGGSDGAGYLADGGVYGVTCDPGDASSCDDGDACTDDRCDENAGCTHTDRSASCDDGNTCTADSCERVSGCVHAPAPNSSVEVCNGVDDNCNGATDEGLGNTTCGVGACRVTVDNCTAGVPQVCTPSSPSPESCNGIDDDCDGTVDDVYVFGGYLQPVNADGSSIFNRKQTIPFKFKLRSCGGSTVTSAVANIGVHFWSSGVMGTEVESVSSSGGANSGTQYRYDPTADQYIYNLSAKTLQANSTYLVRTTLDDGSSHDVLISIRAQ
- a CDS encoding protein kinase; protein product: MDGRDRVTEAISPEERTRLVSGPDVSFPAPLSHLFRVEARIGRGALGAVYRARAAGSDRAVAVKICARPDRDSFERMRREFVALSRIDHEAVARAIDFKEVDGRACLVSEYVAGSNLEEHVARRGKLPAREALDLFRQLLGALEAVHREGIVHRDVKPANIVIRSVAEGDRLVLVDFGLARMEGTSSLTGTGDIVGTPAYMAPEQLSNAREVDARADLYAATAVLFFMIEGRAPYEGSTAFDLWSAHRVAPIPRLTEGSRIERNVAGSLIRTGMRKAPSRRWATANEASRAVRVSAARLRSPRGVDRVAAWTRAVVVEPLADALRGAVSRRVAAWGLAVAGILAVTGMSIALLSTPAVVRAEVHANHLVAFDAGGRELWSFDAGGAVRPDAYVDPTTGLIQIADLTGDGVEEVLFGASQAEPSEAASFLYCLDRRGRLVWRQPAGGRTIEKRGDFRESAFTVARVLVLPADPSGRRDVVMVSNARTWSASQVRSIAPDGTTIGEWWHHGAGSALLATDLNGDGRPELLYGAFDNASRGAGLVVLDPHHLEGAGPPDERGASPFAGLARGTEWADVRFPRRDVDVAADETTSVGFIEPKPDGTFRVRVGNAGCETFYDLGRSLRAVDSYAADSCAATHRRWQSAGRLNHAFGPGDPELLPKPQYWNGSAWTPEAAFAHPTVGVGTPGVP
- a CDS encoding sigma 54-interacting transcriptional regulator, encoding MRILRVLAEGVLVSQVPLPEGTFTIGTGRANSLVLDHRGVSESHAEIRNEPSGLFVRDLGSTNGVFVNGARIREGRVQPGDEILLGTAVIVPAEVDSADPRVSGPASAVHYRACLREFLEVCGFEAGILLSRDGERFTVVADEGRLDHAVLSETLVDRAAASPGPYVIENASEHPSLVGVESLTSAGAGWGIYYFPLRSGNEVIGMICLSRLGAAAGGHRNDDAAAALARVVGRVLRIDQLSGTLGHEHVRSLEAKFETDRRLLEELGDPEILGRSEGLREALEQVARVAPTNYPLLLLGETGTGKELLALRAHQRSLRSGGAFIRVNCAAVPEELIESELFGHERGAFTGATARQVGRFVQAHRGTLLLDEIGDMSPRMQAKVLRALESGEVEPVGAARSVRVDVRIIAATNRSLPSMIDAAQFRADLYFRLQTFVIEIPPLRARPGDISILALEFARRAAPEFGKRIDGLSVAALKCLAAYAWPGNVRELQNVMIRAAMLCAGRTVDIEALPARITGSRIPDAAVWPASLGALDWKSGSLEFERAFFRAHLEACDGNVAEISRRTGLARRHLYARLTRLGLRSA
- a CDS encoding VOC family protein; amino-acid sequence: MASPVMQFQILSKNPEKSAEFYTQVFGWKIDADNAMGYRMIDTGAGRGIGGGIWPSPPEGHSFVQLFIEVDDVAAHVAKIAAKGGKTIIPPQKLPDGDELAIVHDNEGIPLGLYRPPAKRGGKK
- a CDS encoding DUF4423 domain-containing protein, which encodes MMRSSSRRATARASFRQFLQAELARRCAKNPRYSLRAFAARLGVDHGTLSQVLRRRRALTAATIRKIGTRLRLEESAIAEFIEHERRFGTGSSSAAPDVKQLTHDTAVLVSEWHHFAILELIRLREFRADSRWIARVLGLTADEVNVALQRLLRLGMLEMRGRGKWIDTTGDAAADVEEFTHAAVRHLFERVPPRLREHSATTLAISSERLPEALDRIARFHRDLAALLARGDARDDVYRLEISLFPVTTMRHPKET
- a CDS encoding tetratricopeptide repeat protein encodes the protein MTKVQARRVARQLVLSFALSAAGAPQIPASEAAPTASMAPLDAGIQLFNSKKFTDAKAYFAEAVAKNPSDAESTYYLGRCGVAMNDVDAAIESFEKAVALQDASAVYHHWLGRAYGEKALNSGMFKKLSLAPKVRKEMERAVALDPNDLGARADLLDYYMEAPGIVGGSADKALEQAAEIRKRDALAGHYAYVNVYRRQKKNDLVEQEYLAATRENPAKTEPRIQLGFFYQGAERYDDALRVFEGIVKGDPNQTMALYQVGKTGALSGRNLDRAAECLLAYIQHTPTEDEPPLTFAHYRLGQVYEKKGDVAAAKTEYAAALALDPNNKDAKTALKKIS